A region from the Vicia villosa cultivar HV-30 ecotype Madison, WI linkage group LG3, Vvil1.0, whole genome shotgun sequence genome encodes:
- the LOC131660875 gene encoding probable protein phosphatase 2C 12: MSSRNERQHQHQHQNQHQHQHQHQHQHQHQHQHQHQHQNQHQHQNQHQHHTVPLAVLLKRELANEKVEKSDLVVVYSQASENKKGEDFTLIKTERQRVVADGVSTYSVFGLFDGHNGSAAAVYTKENLLNNVLSAIPPDLNRDEWVAALPRALVAGFVKTDKDFQQKAKTSGTTVTFVIIEGWVITVASVGDSRCILEPSEGGIHYLSADHRLDTNEEERARITSSGGEVGRLNTGGGAEVGPLRCWPGGLCLSRSIGDMDVGEFIVPVPYVKQVKISTSGGRLIICSDGVWDALSAEAVLDCCRGMSAEAAAPHIVKESLQAKGLRDDTTCIVVDILPQEKPPTSAPTQKRPVKGMLKAIFRKKSSEPSSYIEKEYVEPDMVRELYEEGSAMLSERFETKYPLCNMFKLFMCAVCQVEIKPGEGISVHEGAPNQGKPRPWDGPFLCSSCQEKKEAMEGKRTSDRHSRGSD; the protein is encoded by the exons ATGTCTAGTCGGAATGAACGCCAACACCAACATCAACATCAAAACCAGCACCAGCACCAGCACCAGCACCAGCACCAGCACCAGCACCAGCACCAGCACCAACACCAACATCAAAATCAACATCAACATCAAAATCAACATCAACACCATACCGTTCCTCTTGCAGTGCTTTTGAAGCGTGAATTGGCGAACGAAAAAGTCGAGAAATCGGATTTGGTTGTTGTGTATAGCCAAGCTAGCGAGAACAAGAAAGGAGAGGATTTCACGTTGATAAAGACCGAACGACAAAGAGTGGTTGCAGATGGGGTTTCTACATATTCTGTTTTTGGG CTATTTGATGGACACAATGGATCTGCTGCTGCTGTTTATAccaaggagaatcttctgaacaaTGTTTTAAGTGCCATTCCCCCAGATCTCAACAGAGATGAGTGGGTAGCAGCATTGCCGAGGGCTTTGGTTGCTGGCTTTGTAAAAACTGATAAAGATTTTCAACAAAAAG CAAAAACATCAGGAACAACGGTAACCTTTGTGATTATAGAAGGATGGGTTATAACAGTTGCATCAGTTGGTGATTCccgttgcatacttgaaccttctgaagGTGGGATTCATTACTTGTCAGCAGATCATCGACTAGACACCAATGAAGAGGA GAGGGCGCGCATCACTTCTAGTGGGGGTGAAGTTGGTCGGCTAAATACAGGTGGAGGTGCAGAG GTTGGCCCGTTGAGATGTTGGCCTGGTGGCCTGTGTCTTTCTCGATCCATTGGTGATATGGATGTTGGTGAATTTATTGTCCCTGTACCATATGTAAAGCAAGTGAAG ATATCCACTTCTGGAGGAAGACTTATTATCTGCAGTGATGGAGTCTGGGATGCTCTATCTGCCGAAGCTGTCCTTGATTGTTGTCGTGGCATGTCAGCGGAGGCTGCAGCACCACATATTGTAAAA GAATCTTTGCAAGCAAAGGGACTTAGGGATGACACAACCTGCATCGTGGTTGATATATTACCGCAGGAGAAGCCACCTACTTCTGCACCAACACAAAAGAGACCGGTAAAAGGAATGTTGAAGGCCATTTTTCGGAAAAAGTCCTCTGAGCCATCTTCATATATTGAAAAAGAATACGTTGAGCCAGATATGGTACGGGAATTATACGAGGAAGGATCTGCCATGCTTTCAGAAAG GTTTGAAACAAAATATCCGCTCTGCAACATGTTCAAGTTATTCATGTGTGCAGTATGTCAAGTAGAGATTAAACCCGGGGAGGGCATTTCAGTACACGAGGGTGCGCCTAACCAAGGGAAACCGCGCCCCTGGGATGGACCTTTCCTATGCTCAAGttgccaagaaaagaaagaagccATGGAAGGGAAACGAACATCAG ATCGACATAGCAGGGGAAGTGACTAA
- the LOC131655330 gene encoding B3 domain-containing protein At3g19184-like — protein MVATSYEESRRKRIEENRKRMEALNLTQLSQSLHKSSSPISKPSPSKPRTTEKQLVVVRRSGRVANLPAPVYKEILVDRVIIPRSRNSSGCSYDKFRDYSKRVYASDEAREEALVKAEKLQSELNSPHPIFIKTMLQSHVTGGFWLGLPVHFCRKNLPKKDEVMTLIDEDGNETPATYLAQKTGLSGGWRGFSIAHKLADGDAIIFELVKRTTFKVYIIRVNGPSFRG, from the exons ATGGTGGCTACATCTTATGAAGAGAGTCGCCGGAAAAGAATAGAAGAGAATCGGAAGAGGATGGAGGCTCTCAATCTCACTCAGCTTTCTCAATCCCTTCACAAATCATCTTCTCCCATTTCAAAACCCTCGCCGTCGAAGCCTCGCACCACGGAGAAGCAGCTTGTTGTTGTCAGAAGATCCGGGCGGGTCGCCAACTTGCCTGCTCCCGTTTACAAAGAA ATTCTTGTTGATCGCGTTATAATACCTAGAAGTAGAAATTCAAG tgGATGTAGTTATGATAAGTTCAGGGATTATTCGAAGCGTGTATATGCTTCAGATGAAGCTCGAGAGGAAGCATTGGTCAAGGCTGAGAAGTTGCAGTCCGAGTTAAACTCACCACATCCAATTTTTATCAAGACAATGCTCCAATCTCATGTCACTGGTGGATTCTGGCTG GGTCTTCCAGTTCATTTCTGCAGGAAAAACCTTCCAAAAAAGGACGAAGTGATGActttgattgatgaggatggaaatGAGACTCCAGCTACATATTTGGCTCAAAAAACAGGACTTAGCGGTGGATGGAGAGGTTTTTCTATTGCTCATAAACTTGCTGACGGGGACGCTATAATTTTTGAATTAGTTAAACGCACTACATTTAAG GTGTACATTATTAGAGTGAATGGTCCTTCATTCAGAGGTTAA